The following coding sequences are from one Reyranella humidisoli window:
- a CDS encoding cellulose synthase operon protein YhjQ/BcsQ yields the protein MSVVCFCSPKGGVGKTSLSINVAGVLARSGLRVLVVDLDVQNSMRLHAGIQLADDRGWAPCLVHGRSIREGVLTAGTNLLVLPYGQVNAAELHAVSDHLARNGDWLAHTLAPFIERGFVVVIDTPPGPSVFLEQTRSISTLDVVILQADATSVSLLSAVETASFLGVRSADGRREVRYVFNLVDMRRKLTREVIALLRRRLGQSMMGIVNYDDSFGDAVAHQQLLVDRAPVSKAAADVRGVAAAIQGLLVSSGDPGPA from the coding sequence ATGTCGGTCGTCTGCTTCTGTTCGCCCAAGGGCGGTGTAGGCAAGACTTCCCTCAGCATCAACGTCGCGGGCGTGCTGGCGCGCTCGGGGCTGCGGGTGCTTGTGGTCGATCTCGACGTCCAGAATTCGATGCGGCTGCATGCCGGCATCCAGCTCGCCGACGACCGCGGCTGGGCGCCTTGTCTGGTGCACGGTCGCTCCATCCGCGAGGGCGTGCTGACGGCCGGCACCAATCTTCTCGTCCTGCCGTACGGGCAGGTCAACGCGGCCGAGCTTCATGCCGTGTCCGACCATCTCGCCCGCAACGGCGACTGGCTGGCCCACACGCTCGCGCCGTTCATCGAGCGCGGCTTCGTCGTGGTGATCGATACGCCGCCGGGTCCGTCGGTCTTCCTCGAGCAGACCCGGTCGATCTCGACCCTCGACGTCGTCATCCTGCAGGCCGACGCCACCTCTGTGTCGCTGCTCTCGGCGGTGGAGACCGCGAGCTTCCTCGGTGTGCGGTCGGCGGATGGGCGACGCGAGGTGCGCTACGTGTTCAACCTCGTGGACATGCGGCGCAAGCTGACCCGCGAGGTGATCGCGCTTCTGCGGCGCCGGCTGGGCCAATCGATGATGGGCATCGTGAATTACGACGACAGCTTCGGCGATGCCGTCGCCCACCAGCAGCTCCTGGTCGACCGGGCGCCCGTGAGCAAGGCGGCGGCGGACGTGCGGGGCGTGGCCGCGGCAATCCAGGGACTGCTCGTTTCCAGTGGAGACCCGGGGCCGGCATGA
- a CDS encoding cellulose biosynthesis cyclic di-GMP-binding regulatory protein BcsB, whose protein sequence is MPPASVATPVVPPTIPPATSPVPAGAQRPQTPPVAAAPAPIAPAPTVAPPAGIPAAGMAPAAPSVTATPVPPAAGSGRPDILPIPTPLPTAGYPMFTGTGEGRSQLIRLRDIRSGALHLEGAAAESGVTFTTRQDDAFVAARISLVFSYSNAVARDDGELAVFLNNEPIGTVALGKARGPKARAEFTFTPALLSTDNRLQFRFTLKGQGATACKLERDKSIWVNIEPATFIFLSTTRLPLADDLSFLPRPFADPKDPLPLSLPFVLPANPEPGVIQAAGMVAGYFGLIAGAKGASFPVQYTGLPAGNAVVLVAGGNYPAGIAAIPGQGPRVAVVANPSQVDSKLLLIVGENAEELQAAAGTLATAGARLTGGWSAASEPLPPPRQAYDAPKWIPSNRPVRLGELADGGALSGRRLIDSPQISFRTAPDLFFGALSGGTMYLHIRRADDSWIDAGNSRVFVDLNRKVVGEIPLEPKLKVLSRLKEWLFPGKADDRVSQVLLPGFQLASQNHLDFMFELRAKADADCEMLDWSDRTGIDPNSTIDLSRVAHFAAFPNLALFANAGFPFTRYADLSSTAFVMPETSAPEEVQAMLNLLGMMADSTGVAPTRFKVADAARVDEVADRDLIVIGLQSSQPLLKEWGANNSVQITSASVTAGPGLTFLQRQLQPVDPRAPYYRGAAPELAKANLGKPYAYLTSFWSPLNADRLVVMVGSTQPANLVEMSNQLGDPEQVANVQGDFYYLTGGKGEFYTSGIRKFVGGLPIWWRIQWLAGSFELAAFICVICVILIFAVTIERFSAHRANRILVRGLPNPPTETV, encoded by the coding sequence ATGCCGCCGGCCAGCGTCGCAACGCCGGTCGTGCCGCCGACCATTCCGCCTGCGACCAGTCCCGTGCCGGCCGGCGCCCAGCGGCCGCAGACACCCCCGGTCGCCGCCGCGCCGGCGCCGATCGCGCCGGCCCCGACTGTTGCTCCGCCCGCCGGCATTCCTGCCGCGGGGATGGCGCCGGCGGCACCGTCCGTTACGGCAACCCCCGTCCCGCCGGCGGCGGGATCGGGACGGCCCGACATCCTGCCCATTCCCACGCCGCTGCCGACGGCGGGCTATCCGATGTTCACCGGCACCGGCGAGGGTCGCAGCCAGCTCATCCGGCTGCGCGACATCCGGAGCGGGGCCCTTCATCTCGAGGGTGCCGCGGCCGAGTCGGGTGTCACCTTCACGACCCGTCAGGACGATGCCTTCGTCGCCGCACGCATCAGCCTGGTCTTCAGCTATTCGAATGCGGTCGCCCGAGACGATGGCGAACTCGCGGTCTTCCTCAACAACGAGCCGATCGGCACGGTCGCGCTCGGCAAGGCGAGGGGCCCCAAGGCACGGGCCGAATTCACGTTCACCCCGGCATTGCTCAGCACCGACAACCGCCTGCAGTTCCGCTTCACCCTGAAGGGGCAAGGCGCAACCGCCTGCAAACTCGAACGCGACAAATCCATCTGGGTGAACATCGAGCCCGCGACGTTCATCTTCCTCAGCACGACGCGGCTGCCGCTGGCCGACGACCTGTCCTTCCTGCCGCGCCCCTTCGCCGACCCGAAGGATCCGCTGCCGCTCAGCCTGCCGTTCGTCCTGCCGGCCAATCCCGAGCCGGGCGTGATCCAGGCGGCGGGAATGGTGGCGGGCTACTTCGGCCTGATCGCCGGGGCCAAGGGCGCTTCGTTTCCCGTGCAGTACACCGGGCTACCAGCGGGCAATGCCGTGGTGCTGGTCGCCGGCGGCAACTATCCGGCCGGCATCGCCGCCATTCCCGGCCAGGGACCGCGCGTCGCGGTGGTCGCCAATCCTTCCCAGGTCGACAGCAAGCTGCTGCTGATCGTTGGCGAGAACGCCGAGGAACTTCAGGCCGCCGCCGGGACCCTGGCCACGGCAGGGGCGCGGCTGACTGGTGGCTGGTCGGCCGCCAGCGAGCCCTTGCCGCCGCCGCGCCAGGCCTATGACGCGCCCAAATGGATTCCCAGCAATCGCCCGGTGCGGTTGGGCGAGCTCGCCGATGGCGGCGCCCTGAGCGGCCGACGGCTGATCGACTCGCCGCAGATCTCCTTTCGCACCGCGCCCGACCTCTTCTTCGGCGCCCTCTCCGGCGGCACGATGTATCTGCACATCCGTCGCGCCGACGACAGCTGGATCGATGCCGGCAATTCGCGGGTCTTCGTCGACCTGAACCGGAAGGTCGTCGGCGAGATTCCCCTGGAGCCGAAGCTCAAGGTGCTATCGCGGCTGAAGGAATGGCTGTTCCCCGGCAAAGCCGACGACCGCGTGAGCCAGGTGCTGCTGCCGGGCTTCCAGCTTGCTAGCCAGAACCACCTCGACTTCATGTTCGAGTTGCGGGCCAAGGCGGATGCCGACTGCGAGATGCTCGACTGGAGCGATCGCACCGGAATCGACCCGAACTCGACCATCGACCTCAGCCGCGTCGCCCATTTCGCCGCCTTCCCGAACCTGGCGCTGTTCGCCAACGCGGGCTTTCCCTTCACCCGCTACGCCGATCTCTCCAGCACCGCGTTCGTGATGCCGGAGACTTCCGCGCCGGAGGAAGTCCAGGCGATGCTCAATCTGCTGGGCATGATGGCCGATTCCACGGGCGTGGCGCCGACCCGCTTCAAGGTCGCCGACGCCGCCCGCGTCGACGAGGTGGCCGACCGCGACCTGATCGTCATCGGGTTGCAGTCGTCCCAGCCGCTGCTGAAGGAATGGGGCGCCAACAATTCGGTGCAGATCACCAGCGCCAGCGTCACGGCCGGACCGGGCCTCACGTTCCTGCAGCGCCAGCTCCAGCCGGTCGATCCCCGGGCACCCTACTATCGCGGGGCGGCACCCGAACTGGCCAAGGCCAATCTCGGCAAACCCTACGCCTACCTCACGAGCTTCTGGTCTCCGCTGAACGCCGACCGGCTGGTCGTCATGGTCGGCAGCACCCAGCCGGCCAACCTCGTCGAAATGAGCAACCAGCTCGGCGATCCCGAGCAGGTCGCCAACGTGCAGGGCGATTTCTATTATCTGACAGGCGGTAAGGGCGAATTCTATACATCCGGGATCAGGAAGTTCGTCGGTGGTCTGCCGATTTGGTGGCGAATTCAATGGCTTGCGGGATCTTTTGAGCTTGCTGCCTTCATTTGCGTGATTTGTGTTATATTGATTTTTGCAGTGACCATAGAGCGCTTCTCCGCGCACCGGGCGAACCGAATTCTCGTTCGGGGACTACCCAATCCACCAACGGAAACCGTTTGA
- the bcsA gene encoding UDP-forming cellulose synthase catalytic subunit: MTSPSDALPSETRPVSLATRLFYLLVSVVALVPAAFVIITPFDLQTQAIFAVFTAAIFLLVNRFKNRTATLIIVTLSAIVSTRYLWWRTTETLGFIDPFDMMFGYGLYAAEVYAWIVLMIGYFQVLWPLERQPAPLPADVKEWPTVDVYIPTYNESLDVVKPTVLAAMAMDYPADKFKVYILDDGRRPEFKRFAEAAGCGYLIRPSNEHAKAGNINHALTVTKGKLIAIFDCDHIPTRAFLQMTVGWFLRDRKLGMLQTPHHFYSPDPFERNLGTYGRVPNEGQLFYGLIQPGNDFWNATFFCGSCAVLNRDALDEVGGIAVETVTEDAHTSLRMHRKGWNTAYLRWPLASGLATERLSIHIGQRMRWARGMIQIFRTDNPLLGRGLSFGQRICYLNAMMYFLFPVPRFVFLTAPVAYLVTSQNIIVASALMVLVYAGPHMFHTLSTQSRLDGRYRYSFWGEIYDNVLLFHIMGPTLLALINPKAGSFNVTSKGGILEKELYDTPIMRPLMILAVVLLGAIGVGVYRLIFTELFPGDAPVLWMNLFWCFYSAFTVFAALAVGRERRQVRAQPRVRIRQPVALYFDGRRSLLGRTEDLSLGGGLLRMDDDATDVTINEEVFVNFEQIEGDSGVPARVVAVKGREVRLEFMPQSLDDERTIVSAVFGRADAWLNWDDRPPDTVGKSLIDLSGAIRGLAGMAFRNIRRSREVVQQPLAAPSRPT, translated from the coding sequence ATGACCTCACCCAGCGACGCGCTGCCCAGTGAAACGCGGCCGGTCTCCCTGGCCACGAGGCTCTTCTATCTGCTGGTTTCGGTCGTCGCCCTGGTGCCCGCCGCCTTCGTCATCATCACGCCGTTCGACCTGCAGACGCAGGCCATCTTCGCCGTCTTCACGGCCGCCATCTTCCTGTTGGTCAACCGCTTCAAGAATCGCACCGCGACCCTGATCATCGTCACGCTGTCGGCCATCGTGTCGACCCGTTACCTCTGGTGGCGGACGACCGAGACGCTGGGCTTCATCGATCCGTTCGACATGATGTTCGGCTACGGCCTCTATGCCGCCGAGGTCTATGCCTGGATCGTGCTGATGATCGGCTATTTCCAGGTGCTCTGGCCGCTCGAACGGCAGCCCGCGCCGTTGCCGGCCGACGTCAAGGAATGGCCCACGGTCGACGTCTACATCCCGACCTACAACGAAAGCCTCGACGTGGTGAAGCCGACCGTGCTGGCGGCGATGGCGATGGATTACCCGGCCGACAAGTTCAAGGTCTACATCCTGGACGACGGCCGCCGGCCGGAATTCAAGCGCTTCGCCGAGGCGGCGGGCTGCGGCTACCTGATCCGGCCGAGCAACGAGCACGCCAAGGCCGGCAACATCAACCACGCGCTGACGGTCACCAAGGGCAAGCTGATCGCCATCTTCGACTGCGACCACATCCCGACGCGGGCCTTCCTGCAGATGACGGTCGGCTGGTTCCTGCGCGACCGCAAGCTCGGCATGCTGCAGACGCCGCACCATTTCTATTCGCCCGATCCGTTCGAGCGCAATCTCGGCACCTACGGTCGCGTGCCCAACGAGGGCCAGCTGTTCTACGGCCTGATCCAGCCCGGCAACGACTTCTGGAACGCGACCTTCTTCTGCGGCTCGTGCGCGGTGCTGAACCGCGACGCCCTCGACGAAGTGGGCGGCATCGCCGTCGAGACTGTGACGGAGGACGCCCACACCTCGCTGCGCATGCATCGCAAGGGATGGAACACCGCCTACCTGCGCTGGCCGCTGGCGTCGGGCCTGGCGACCGAGCGGCTCTCGATCCATATCGGCCAGCGCATGCGCTGGGCGCGCGGCATGATCCAGATCTTCCGCACCGACAATCCGCTGCTGGGGCGGGGCCTGAGCTTCGGCCAGCGCATCTGCTACCTCAATGCGATGATGTACTTTCTGTTCCCGGTGCCGCGCTTCGTCTTCCTGACGGCGCCGGTGGCGTACCTGGTCACCTCGCAGAACATCATCGTCGCCAGCGCGCTCATGGTCCTGGTCTATGCCGGGCCGCACATGTTCCACACGCTGAGTACGCAGTCGCGGCTCGACGGACGCTACCGCTATTCGTTCTGGGGTGAGATCTACGACAACGTGCTGCTGTTTCACATCATGGGACCGACGCTGCTGGCGCTGATCAATCCCAAGGCCGGCAGCTTCAACGTCACCAGCAAGGGCGGCATCCTCGAGAAGGAACTCTACGATACGCCCATCATGCGGCCGCTGATGATCCTGGCGGTCGTTCTGCTGGGCGCGATCGGCGTCGGCGTCTATCGCCTGATCTTCACCGAACTGTTCCCGGGCGATGCGCCCGTGCTCTGGATGAACCTGTTCTGGTGCTTCTACAGCGCCTTCACCGTCTTCGCCGCGCTGGCCGTCGGCCGCGAGCGACGACAGGTCCGCGCCCAGCCACGCGTGCGGATCAGGCAGCCGGTGGCCCTTTATTTCGACGGCCGCCGGTCGTTGCTGGGCCGCACCGAGGATCTGTCCCTCGGCGGCGGCCTGTTGCGCATGGACGACGACGCGACCGACGTGACGATCAACGAAGAGGTGTTCGTCAACTTCGAGCAGATCGAGGGCGACTCCGGCGTTCCCGCGCGCGTCGTGGCGGTGAAGGGTCGAGAGGTCCGTCTCGAATTCATGCCCCAGTCGCTCGACGACGAGCGCACGATCGTGAGCGCCGTGTTCGGGCGTGCCGATGCCTGGCTGAACTGGGACGACCGGCCGCCGGATACCGTCGGCAAGTCGCTGATCGATCTGTCGGGCGCCATTCGCGGTCTGGCCGGGATGGCCTTCCGCAACATCCGTCGTTCGCGGGAGGTGGTCCAGCAACCGCTGGCGGCGCCGTCGAGGCCGACGTGA
- a CDS encoding alkaline phosphatase D family protein — translation MSTNRGLARRGFLAGSLGSALVAAPFAISRAAPPGFSGDPFTLGIASGAPREDGVVLWTRLAPQPLEGGGMPDTPVAVDWLVAEDESFSRIVARGTEQAVPAFAHSVHADVRGLKPGRPYWYRFRAGTAQSPTGRTRTAPAATGAPQRLRFAFASCQQYEQGYFAAYRDMAARDLDLVIHLGDYIYEKSWGSRLVRRHEVGIPTTLPEFRDRYALYKLDGDLQAAHAAAPWLSIWDDHEVADDYADDRSYTTRDPAHFLKMRAAAYQAYYEHMPLTASARPRGPTATIYERYRFGDMLDVMLLDDRQYRSAPACVNGARPVTVPDCPERTLEERTMLGRAQEAWLDTQIRNSKARWTVVAQQTLMAELDRPTESAHRFWMDGWDGYPNARRRLLDSIATHRPRNPIVIGGDRHAFFVADLARDPTRPTAPPVATEFVGTSITSEGPGAKGLRDALAANPHVKYARGDRRGYATVDLTPARCTVGFEVIDDEKKKDGTVARLATFVVEDGAVGARQA, via the coding sequence ATGAGCACGAACCGGGGTCTTGCCCGCCGCGGCTTCCTGGCAGGGTCGCTGGGGAGTGCGTTGGTCGCAGCCCCCTTCGCGATCTCGCGCGCGGCACCGCCGGGCTTCTCCGGCGATCCCTTCACCCTGGGCATCGCCTCGGGCGCGCCGCGCGAAGACGGCGTCGTTCTGTGGACGCGCCTCGCGCCGCAGCCGCTCGAAGGGGGCGGCATGCCGGACACACCTGTCGCGGTCGACTGGCTGGTCGCCGAGGACGAATCCTTCTCCCGGATCGTCGCGCGGGGCACCGAACAGGCCGTCCCGGCGTTCGCCCATTCGGTTCATGCGGACGTGCGCGGCCTCAAGCCGGGGCGTCCCTACTGGTACCGGTTCCGTGCCGGCACCGCCCAGAGTCCGACCGGCCGCACCCGCACCGCGCCCGCCGCCACCGGCGCCCCGCAGAGGCTGCGCTTCGCCTTCGCCTCGTGCCAGCAATACGAGCAGGGCTATTTCGCGGCCTATCGCGATATGGCGGCGCGCGACCTCGATCTCGTCATCCATCTCGGCGACTACATCTACGAGAAGTCCTGGGGATCGCGACTCGTGCGCCGGCACGAAGTCGGCATCCCGACGACGCTGCCGGAATTCCGCGACCGCTACGCGCTGTACAAGCTCGATGGCGACCTGCAGGCCGCCCACGCCGCTGCGCCGTGGCTGTCGATCTGGGACGACCACGAAGTTGCCGACGACTATGCCGACGACCGTTCCTACACGACGCGCGATCCCGCGCATTTCCTGAAGATGCGGGCGGCGGCCTACCAGGCCTACTACGAGCACATGCCGCTGACGGCCTCGGCGCGGCCGCGCGGCCCGACCGCCACGATCTACGAGCGCTACCGGTTCGGCGACATGCTCGACGTGATGCTGCTCGACGACCGGCAATATCGCTCGGCGCCGGCCTGCGTGAACGGTGCGCGCCCCGTCACCGTGCCCGATTGCCCCGAGCGCACGCTGGAGGAGCGCACCATGCTGGGTCGCGCGCAGGAGGCGTGGTTGGACACGCAGATCCGCAATTCGAAGGCACGCTGGACCGTCGTCGCGCAGCAGACCCTGATGGCCGAGCTCGACCGGCCGACCGAGAGCGCGCATCGCTTCTGGATGGACGGCTGGGACGGCTATCCCAACGCGCGGCGCCGCCTGCTCGACTCGATCGCCACGCACCGGCCGCGCAACCCGATCGTCATCGGCGGCGACCGCCATGCCTTCTTCGTGGCCGATCTCGCCCGCGACCCCACGCGGCCAACGGCACCGCCCGTCGCGACCGAATTCGTCGGCACGTCCATCACCTCCGAAGGCCCCGGCGCGAAGGGCCTGCGCGACGCCCTCGCGGCCAACCCTCATGTGAAGTACGCGCGCGGCGACCGCCGCGGCTACGCCACCGTGGACCTTACGCCGGCGCGCTGCACGGTCGGCTTCGAGGTGATCGACGACGAAAAGAAGAAGGACGGCACGGTCGCGCGGCTCGCGACCTTCGTCGTCGAGGATGGCGCGGTGGGCGCGCGGCAGGCTTAA
- a CDS encoding cellulose biosynthesis protein BcsC, which yields MTRTDRSERRSALKSVLASAVVVLAASEVSAAPPASADTSTSSSIYGLLFEQATMWRERNRPDLAAQSLRKILESQPDNTEALFQLGSIELQSQRFDQVRATIQRLRQIDPGDARAAELERAMAIGQTDEVALAEARRLAAAGAYDRAIAAYQRAFRGGPPPFDLAVEYYETLAGTGTGWEEARIRLKALAERSYATSRTKFAYARVLTYNEQTRREGIVLLAELASDPAVGQASFEAMRQAMLWLTVGPQDKPFFESYLKRFPGDTMVRDRLIDSQRPVRQDPIGAALNEAYRLSDQGLNDQAVARFEAVLQSDPGNADAVAGIGIVRLRQERFADAKDQLDKAIKLAPSRAADWAPALESANFWLSYRDAVALRDRGDFAQAEKIVRPLADHTGTTKERGMAQALMGDLLRRQGKAREAESYYRDALNRDPGNKEAQAGLYQVLTAQGRDTRTEPLLANLDPSVRNRIQSDGSQEAAQRLRTQAVGLERSQPERAEQLFREAMRLDSSSPWIRYDLAKFLVKRGRAAEGQALIDELVASGRPESLYAAAVYYSEQQRTGEAVALLDRIPVNQRSTRMNTLRNDLRNAGDTDQLIAAAKAGDAGARATLAARANAANATPAQQANAALALAKIGERAQAMAVVRRLQVRNDLSADTLRTLFYASSEAGQDAEANALLARISKNTGGRDVAGLQESLAIQQSDRLRQQKNLTAAYDVLLPYVSGPSPSVGARLALARVYKDSGFGEQAIQVLDGIMVSSPADPDTLQQAVNVAIDLRRYERADVWLAEALRLQPQNPRLYMVQARLLRARGDTTGAKRALETAQQLNRGLGQTELVPLPAPASTGSAPVQRAAAEPSRGTVANAGATTPERAPEVAALRPVGKSDDAALMAEFERRVAGKKSSPTVADGAPSRSDVMSLDRPSLATPAVLTAQAGPVRAEPIQVAQSNPLVPLRRPGGESGASASVTAMTPPPLPGTPGAPSGSMGDTDPLSREIDRELNSLKKQTAIIVDGGLGFRGRSGESGLGRVNELNVPVKARIPVGNAALVPTVMPVTLDAGTIAADPSTLARYGANSIVGLAGVIQPNNARATGIAFGMGLDWGRLTADVGSTPLGFPITNIVGGLAWNQPLGDKMNMKLEASRRAVTDSVLSYAGVTDPITGTTWGGVIRNGGEAIVSYDDQTLGIYTKFAYGYYTGNNVPTNQSYEFTSGAYFRPVKDENQELKVGISATYLSYNQNLSYFTFGQGGYFSPQSFYSLTFPVDWTETSGKFTYSAGATLGVQSIQQSSALFFPNNYYLQNAANILASSGAIAIAPIFPSQSNTGIAFGLRLGFEYAATDRTSIGAKANFDNAYQYDQGTILLFLKSSFN from the coding sequence ATGACGAGGACTGACCGATCCGAGCGAAGAAGCGCCCTGAAGAGCGTTCTCGCCAGCGCGGTCGTCGTTCTGGCCGCGTCCGAAGTATCGGCCGCGCCGCCCGCCTCGGCCGATACCTCGACCTCTTCCTCGATCTATGGCCTGCTGTTCGAGCAGGCGACGATGTGGCGCGAGCGCAATCGCCCCGACCTCGCCGCGCAGTCGCTGCGCAAGATCCTCGAGAGCCAGCCCGACAATACCGAGGCGCTGTTCCAACTCGGCTCCATCGAATTGCAGAGCCAGCGCTTCGACCAGGTGCGGGCCACGATCCAACGGTTGCGCCAGATCGATCCCGGCGATGCTCGGGCGGCCGAACTGGAACGCGCGATGGCGATCGGTCAGACCGACGAGGTGGCCCTGGCCGAGGCCCGCCGGCTGGCCGCGGCGGGCGCCTACGATCGCGCGATCGCTGCCTATCAGCGCGCCTTTCGCGGCGGCCCGCCGCCCTTCGACCTGGCGGTCGAGTATTACGAGACGCTGGCCGGGACGGGCACCGGCTGGGAAGAGGCGCGAATCCGCCTCAAGGCGCTGGCCGAGCGCAGCTATGCGACCTCCCGTACCAAGTTCGCCTATGCCCGCGTGCTGACCTACAACGAGCAGACCCGGCGCGAAGGCATCGTATTGCTGGCTGAACTGGCCAGCGACCCTGCGGTCGGACAGGCCTCGTTCGAGGCGATGCGCCAGGCCATGCTCTGGCTGACGGTCGGGCCGCAGGACAAGCCCTTCTTCGAGTCCTATCTGAAGCGCTTCCCCGGCGACACGATGGTGCGCGACAGGCTCATCGATTCGCAGCGGCCGGTGCGACAGGACCCGATCGGTGCGGCGCTCAACGAAGCCTACCGGCTCTCCGACCAGGGCTTGAACGACCAGGCGGTCGCGCGCTTCGAGGCCGTGCTGCAATCCGATCCGGGCAACGCGGACGCGGTGGCGGGCATCGGCATCGTGCGCCTGCGTCAGGAACGGTTTGCCGACGCGAAGGACCAACTCGACAAGGCCATCAAGCTGGCGCCGAGCCGGGCCGCCGATTGGGCGCCGGCGCTCGAGTCGGCGAACTTCTGGCTGTCCTACCGGGATGCGGTGGCGCTGCGCGACCGGGGCGACTTCGCCCAGGCGGAGAAGATCGTCCGGCCGCTGGCCGATCACACCGGCACCACCAAGGAACGCGGCATGGCGCAGGCCCTGATGGGCGATCTGCTCCGTCGCCAGGGCAAGGCGCGCGAGGCCGAAAGCTACTATCGCGACGCGTTGAACCGCGATCCGGGCAACAAGGAAGCGCAGGCCGGGCTCTATCAGGTCCTGACCGCGCAGGGCCGCGACACCCGCACCGAGCCGCTGCTCGCCAACCTCGATCCCTCGGTGCGCAATCGCATCCAGTCCGACGGCAGCCAGGAGGCCGCGCAGCGCCTGCGCACCCAGGCCGTGGGCCTCGAGCGTTCGCAGCCCGAGCGCGCGGAACAGCTTTTCCGCGAAGCCATGCGCCTGGATTCGTCCAGCCCATGGATCCGCTACGATCTCGCGAAGTTCCTGGTGAAGCGCGGGCGGGCCGCCGAAGGGCAGGCGCTGATCGACGAGTTGGTCGCCAGCGGTCGGCCGGAGAGCCTCTACGCGGCCGCCGTCTATTATTCCGAACAGCAGCGCACCGGCGAAGCCGTCGCCTTGCTCGACCGGATCCCGGTCAACCAGCGCTCGACGCGGATGAACACGCTGCGCAACGACCTGCGCAATGCCGGCGATACCGACCAGCTCATCGCTGCGGCCAAAGCGGGCGATGCGGGAGCGCGCGCCACGCTGGCGGCGCGCGCCAACGCCGCGAATGCCACGCCGGCGCAGCAGGCCAATGCCGCGCTCGCGCTGGCGAAGATCGGCGAACGCGCGCAGGCCATGGCGGTCGTGCGCCGGCTGCAGGTTCGTAACGACCTCAGCGCCGACACGCTGCGCACCCTGTTCTACGCCTCGTCCGAGGCGGGCCAGGACGCCGAAGCCAACGCGCTGCTAGCGCGCATATCCAAGAACACCGGCGGCCGGGACGTGGCCGGCCTGCAGGAGTCGCTGGCCATCCAGCAGTCCGACCGACTGCGCCAGCAGAAGAACCTGACGGCGGCCTACGACGTGTTGCTGCCCTATGTGTCCGGCCCGTCGCCCAGCGTTGGCGCGCGGCTGGCGCTGGCGCGGGTCTACAAGGACTCGGGCTTCGGCGAGCAGGCGATCCAGGTGCTCGACGGCATCATGGTGTCGTCGCCGGCCGATCCCGATACGTTGCAGCAGGCCGTGAACGTCGCCATCGATCTCAGGCGCTACGAGCGGGCGGACGTCTGGCTGGCCGAGGCGCTACGCCTGCAGCCGCAGAATCCGCGCCTCTACATGGTGCAGGCCCGCCTGTTGCGCGCGCGCGGTGACACCACGGGCGCCAAGCGCGCCCTCGAAACCGCCCAGCAGCTCAATCGCGGTCTCGGCCAGACCGAGCTCGTTCCGCTTCCTGCGCCGGCGTCGACCGGCAGCGCGCCCGTCCAGCGCGCGGCGGCAGAGCCATCCCGCGGTACCGTCGCCAATGCGGGCGCGACTACGCCCGAGCGCGCGCCGGAAGTGGCGGCGCTTCGACCTGTCGGAAAAAGCGACGACGCCGCGCTGATGGCCGAATTCGAACGGCGCGTTGCCGGGAAGAAGTCTTCGCCCACCGTCGCCGATGGCGCGCCCAGCCGGTCCGATGTCATGTCGCTCGACCGTCCGTCGCTGGCGACTCCGGCCGTGCTGACGGCACAGGCGGGGCCGGTGCGCGCCGAGCCCATCCAGGTCGCACAGAGCAATCCGCTGGTGCCCCTGCGGCGGCCGGGCGGGGAGAGCGGTGCGAGCGCCTCGGTGACCGCCATGACGCCGCCGCCCTTGCCGGGGACGCCGGGCGCGCCGTCCGGCTCGATGGGCGACACCGATCCGCTCAGCCGCGAGATCGACCGCGAACTCAATTCGCTGAAGAAGCAGACGGCGATCATCGTCGACGGTGGACTGGGCTTCCGCGGCCGGTCCGGCGAATCGGGCCTCGGCCGCGTCAACGAACTCAACGTGCCGGTCAAGGCGCGCATTCCCGTCGGCAACGCGGCCCTCGTGCCGACGGTCATGCCGGTCACGCTCGACGCTGGAACGATCGCAGCCGACCCGTCGACCCTGGCGCGCTACGGCGCGAATTCGATCGTCGGACTGGCCGGTGTCATTCAGCCCAACAACGCGCGGGCGACGGGCATCGCCTTCGGCATGGGCCTCGATTGGGGCCGCCTCACCGCGGATGTCGGCAGCACGCCGCTCGGCTTCCCGATCACCAATATCGTCGGCGGCCTCGCCTGGAACCAGCCGCTGGGCGACAAGATGAACATGAAACTGGAGGCGTCGCGCCGGGCGGTCACCGATTCGGTTCTCTCTTATGCCGGTGTAACCGATCCCATCACCGGCACGACCTGGGGCGGCGTGATCCGCAACGGTGGCGAAGCGATCGTGAGCTACGACGACCAGACGCTCGGCATCTACACGAAGTTCGCCTACGGCTACTACACCGGCAACAACGTCCCGACCAACCAGTCCTACGAGTTCACCTCGGGTGCCTACTTCCGGCCCGTCAAGGACGAGAACCAGGAACTCAAGGTCGGAATTTCGGCCACCTACCTCAGCTACAACCAGAACCTCAGCTATTTCACTTTCGGCCAGGGCGGCTATTTCAGCCCGCAAAGCTTCTACAGCCTGACTTTCCCCGTCGACTGGACGGAGACGTCGGGCAAGTTCACCTACAGTGCGGGCGCCACGCTGGGCGTGCAGAGCATCCAGCAGAGTTCCGCGCTCTTCTTCCCGAACAACTACTATTTGCAGAACGCTGCAAACATACTGGCCTCGAGCGGAGCCATCGCGATCGCGCCGATTTTCCCGTCCCAGAGCAACACAGGCATCGCCTTCGGCCTGCGGCTGGGCTTCGAATACGCAGCCACCGACCGGACGTCGATCGGCGCCAAGGCCAATTTCGACAATGCATACCAGTACGATCAGGGCACAATTCTGCTATTCCTGAAAAGCTCGTTCAACTAG